From a region of the Coffea arabica cultivar ET-39 chromosome 3e, Coffea Arabica ET-39 HiFi, whole genome shotgun sequence genome:
- the LOC113736732 gene encoding mitogen-activated protein kinase homolog NTF3-like yields the protein MATPVEPPNGVRSLGKHYFSMWQSLFEIDMKYVPIKPIGRGAYGIVCSSINKETSEKVAIKKIHNVFENRIDALRTLRELKLLRHLRHENVIVLKDVMMPIHRRSFKDVYLVYELMDTDLHQIIKSSQTLTNDHCQYFLFQLLRGLKYLHSANILHRDLKPGNLLVNANCDLKICDFGLARTNNDKGQFMTEYVVTRWYRAPELLLCCDNYGTSIDVWSVGCIFAELLGRKPIFPGTECLDQLRLIINILGSQKEDDIEFIDNPKARKYIRTLPYSPGTPFSRLYPHANPLAIDLLQKMLVFDPTKRISVTEALQHPYMAPLYDPSCDPPAQVPINLDIDEDLGEEMIREMMWTEILHYHPEAALADLEFEL from the exons ATGGCAACTCCAGTTGAGCCTCCAAATGGGGTTAGATCCCTGGGGAAGCATTACTTTTCCATGTGGCAATCTCTGTTTGAGATTGATATGAAATATGTACCTATAAAGCCTATTGGTCGAGGTGCGTATGGCATTGTATGTTCTTCTATTAATAAGGAAACTAGTGAGAAGGTTGCaatcaagaaaattcacaatGTCTTTGAAAATCGTATTGATGCACTGAGAACCTTGCGTGAACTGAAGCTTCTACGCCATCTTAGACATGAAAATGTGATTGTCTTGAAAGATGTGATGATGCCTATCCATAGAAGAAGTTTTAAGGATGTCTACTTGGTATATGAACTCATGGATACTGATTTGCATCAGATTATCAAGTCCTCTCAAACTCTTACAAATGACCATTGCCAATATTTCCTCTTCCAG TTGCTGCGAGGCCTGAAGTATCTCCACTCTGCGAACATTCTTCATCGTGACCTGAAGCCTGGAAACTTACTTGTGAATGCAAACTGTGATCTCAAAATTTGTGATTTTGGTCTTGCACGTACAAACAATGATAAGGGCCAGTTCATGACAGAGTATGTGGTTACTCGGTGGTACCGAGCGCCAGAGCTCCTTCTCTGCTGTGACAACTATGGGACCTCAATTGATGTCTGGTCTGTTGGTTGCATCTTTGCTGAGCTTCTTGGGAGGAAACCTATTTTTCCGGGCACAGAGTGCCTCGATCAACTTAGGTTGATCATTAACATCCTTGGGAGCCAGAAGGAAGATGACATTGAGTTTATTGATAACCCAAAGGCTAGGAAATACATCCGTACACTTCCATATTCTCCAGGGACACCTTTTTCTCGCCTTTATCCTCATGCTAATCCTTTGGCCATCGATCTGCTGCAGAAGATGCTTGTATTTGATCCAACAAAAAGGATTAGTGTAACAGAAGCTCTTCAACACCCCTACATGGCTCCCCTGTACGACCCAAGTTGTGATCCTCCAGCTCAGGTCCCAATCAATCTCGACATAGATGAAGATTTAGGGGAGGAGATGATAAGGGAAATGATGTGGACAGAAATACTTCATTACCACCCTGAAGCCGCTTTAGCTGATCTGGAG TTTGAGCTGTGA